The following proteins come from a genomic window of Scomber japonicus isolate fScoJap1 chromosome 4, fScoJap1.pri, whole genome shotgun sequence:
- the tnnc2.2 gene encoding troponin C, skeletal muscle, whose product MTDAQQEARSYLSEEMLSEFKAAFDMFDTDGGGDISTKELGQVMRMLGQNPTREELDEIIEEVDEDGSGTIDFEEFLVMMVRLLKEDQAGKSEEELAECFRVFDKNADGYIDREEFALIIRSTGEPISEEEIDELMRDGDKNADGMLDFDEFLKMMENVQ is encoded by the exons ATG ACTGACGCGCAACAAGAGGCCCGCTCCTACCTGAGCGAGGAAATGTTGTCTG AGTTCAAGGCCGCCTTCGACATGTTCGACACCGACGGTGGCGGTGATATCAGCACCAAGGAGTTGGGCCAGGTGATGAGAATGTTGGGTCAAAACCCGACAAGAGAGGAGTTGGATGAGATCATCGAGGAGGTCGATGAGGACG GTAGCGGCACCATCGACTTCGAGGAGTTCTTGGTCATGATGGTGAGGCTCCTAAAGGAGGACCAGGCCGGCAAGAGCGAGGAAGAGTTGGCAGAGTGCTTCCGTGTGTTCGACAA gAACGCCGACGGCTACATCGACAGAGAGGAGTTCGCCCTCATCATCCGCAGCACCGGTGAGCCCATCTCAGAGGAGGAGATTGATGAGCTGATGAGGGATGGAGACAAAAACGCTGACGGCATGCTGGACTTTGACg
- the tnnc2.1 gene encoding troponin C, skeletal muscle, with protein MVKDEPTDAQSDARSFLTEEMIAEFKAAFDMFDTDGGGDISTKELGQVMRMLGQNPSREELDAIIEEVDEDGSGTIDFEEFLVMMVQQLKEDQAGKSEEELSECFRIFDKNGDGFIDREEFGDILHLTGEPVVEEDIDELFGESDNNKDGKIDFDEFLKMMENVQ; from the exons CCCACTGACGCCCAAAGCGATGCCCGCTCCTTCCTGACTGAGGAGATGATTGCAG AATTCAAGGCTGCTTTCGACATGTTCGACACCGATGGTGGCGGTGACATCAGCACCAAGGAGTTGGGACAGGTGATGAGAATGCTGGGCCAAAACCCGTCAAGGGAGGAGTTGGATGCCATCATTGAGGAGGTGGATGAGGATG gCAGCGGTACCATTGACTTTGAGGAGTTCTTGGTCATGATGGTGCAACAGTTAAAGGAGGACCAGGCCGGAAAGAGTGAAGAAGAACTTTCGGAATGCTTCCGTATTTTTGACAA GAACGGAGATGGTTTCATCGACCGGGAGGAGTTTGGAGACATTCTCCATCTCACCGGAGAACCAGTCGTAGAAGAAGATATTGATGAACTGTTTGGAGAATCTGACAATAACAAGGACGGAAAGATTGATTTTGATG AGTTTCTGAAAATGATGGAGAACGTCCAGTAA